The following are encoded together in the Osmerus eperlanus chromosome 18, fOsmEpe2.1, whole genome shotgun sequence genome:
- the LOC134038945 gene encoding uncharacterized protein LOC134038945 isoform X3, translating into MYKTFFFMLTELEANMKTCTVAERWRKGQNATVKFKHFGASKCPGYKSQGLEGSPFYQNAEQPISHGPTKDPNTSHKNGKDHLLPSFGSWAPQSCFSTPLDPTPPDIGSIPLLNSWLFPHSDYAQFLSHAGLTQMKQNKLQSSHQVLSFQQAQSSLSINQDQQRQLSDIPTAAVLEKCTTVVYSSRVIKDPRMLRRLSGTTQTSSYVDSGGQQTETDTSEKELMEKAKRDKLHDLPNQNNKIFANETRNVNHTEGSCTSASKINDSVASPSVSPQKSDNQPSYRMLKMKFKKYSAYLHMSKNERATKIWSLESLSFDEKKILFERINFYEKFYQKYKKGDLVRNDKKTKVNHEASSKPRSEHGCLTSHTGKNSHKQHTSYQHISKQSPGISIPEPSKQQMTLPLQHLTLSQDTNKKQEDSQVKKEHFRAGPIPVSLLGLKGDLSLIDVHRLELERTAKSLDIINRDSLNQPSTMLEPSTQSTSSYYAIQIKRKGEGQAKSCGEIEFCEQPGDVDKDTLPFIFPPDISVPYASAGSTHFDPQTQIQSEVVTQMVDSMGDKQDENVKSYCQNLDSSMHNSVVRHQHKTVTEVQNQETVSPSSKGILQEMEERFDLDRMMVQMPEDALYSGEDTSTSEYIFESHTDIIGACEEVNAMETEVDAISTVCPLIVSGKDLEKSIQTINIQDTKGIPLYSEVTEDRNSHPLECVNDAIYSFLRSRFELGQLVLSSAQNTEFFISRKHYLKPKDVNSPLNTCTSPPQPCNKNKFIRGVHCNLCITIKADMECSPGTESCTLIQKTFKGGVFKATTTYKDRLKSHNVKLIKIMAEKYNGKENESFRKMKDHVQVMKSSKKIFSSFSQADLSIESQTSLSISLKKRKRSNVIKKRNSKLDTFPFEFRRSVRNRSKGNKNSQSTAHKSEINTSRTAKPVTMQGKKRVIIKIIKDFRRTNSWWTFSHRLNPNRMHRNKLSYGPVRSDRQQKITSVNKELPSTDCSARDTSNRELKTLHFPQHTLSTLEYLDVADSSHEKWFTYGNVLEDDKPLEKALQEGTPEEETNGNLTTMTQAEEITSVSDIMEYPLDAAIEILCGSEVKSATNSCTPKPYEVMTQGLSQTQRYDRIEEDVTSNHATTPSKEVKLISQLRDFLTRFELTVQKEETKSHSDNEEQNVLHICETSQRSDSDAQKQPVQFVVLDRVELPNLRQFTCEPMLNSTVKSQAVNATEIQSIATECNQFKISSQSIKPHISQFDVTNSEQGLKAKDYNNVDCISCISPDSTSMLEVTKGSTQVLVGNSNLETNSEITTSVPATKQKCNSNSNTNKLKPQFDSEVEKPKENDSMKRHNVRLETLFRRDFSVADISYMLQDSDKATSLIQLIPMRSHCKVMLQYFILNFEKKQNDEAKQIVVTRDLVLEKYMDRPPQPVELKFEALNSFLELQMMLEAWQFVDNKMRYFSGEITFRSLLWYDPTLYGELFKGKVGFQQQSSLYSSFQQSLATNGLSALQNYHMAVSKLNVQLQRDPNMSYYMYLKSKRERLEVEAVLRNPTHLESFYLSVPVSCMINFGDNVESLERAKNVVNIFTDIPGDQLEGGFNVGKAEHLAIMCRLLQEKIYYLKAVKNTMLSKISWIGMEHILYDASKIMVGRDVKPCASHELLRKYRKKNPHIVIGVTENGESLFNTRRANSTHQVTKRVRPRQQTRNLQDQVRSTEDNHCAQKAPEDIPTAIALTCEPSPKPPDVRSNKTKRIVYHQVIIPSTHLQPGKHQAKLNKTQVVHRGEGSYDIHDLQKNITAPFSPHIVPPYPEIRACLLNKDVKEVDTLMQLPAALRETETHPHRQCLSSWPTHNRTGHDPRQMQPSLSHAVRDSQPRVTIFSKDLKEQTGLSRWFNLPSSQQLPLSMPPSRSATQMQLPNHISSVCEPPPINYPFFLLNGQTYATVNPITPSQAHDNGAAFLHHHM; encoded by the exons AtgtataaaaccttttttttcatGTTGACAGAATTAGAAGCAAATATGAAGACTTGCACAGTGGCAGAAAGATGGCGAAAGGGACAGAATGCAACTGTAAAATTCAAACATTTTGGAGCTTCCAAATGTCCTGGATACAAATCACAAGGGTTGGAAGGATCTCCATTTTACCAAAATGCAGAACAACCAATCTCTCATGGCCCTACAAAAGACCCAAATACATCACATAAAAATGGCAAAGACCATCTTTTACCATCCTTTGGTTCATGGGCTCCTCAGTCATGCTTTAGTACTCCATTAGACCCAACACCGCCAGACATTGGTTCGATCCCACTTCTGAACAGTTGGCTATTTCCTCATTCTGACTATGCTCAGTTCCTCTCGCATGCTGGACTGACTCAGATGAAACAAAATAAGTTACAGTCAAGTCATCAAGTTCTGTCTTTTCAACAAGCTCAAAGCTCACTGTCCATCAACCAGGATCAACAACGGCAACTTTCTGATATACCCACAGCAGCTGTGTTGGAGAAATGTACCACTGTCGTTTATTCTTCTCGTGTCATCAAAGATCCAAGAATGTTAAGACGATTGTCAGGCACTACACAAACGTCCAGTTATGTTGACTCAGGTGGTCAGCAAACTGAGACAGACACATCGGAGAAAGAATTAATGGAAAAGGCAAAGCGTGATAAACTCCATGACTTACCAAACCAGAATAACAAGATTTTTGCAAATGAAACTAGGAATGTAAACCACACTGAAGGTAGCTGTACTTCTGCTTCTAAGATAAATGATTCAGTTGCTTCCCCCTCTGTGTCCCCCCAAAAAAGTGATAATCAGCCATCATACAGAATGCTGAAAATGAAATTTAAGAAATATTCAGCATATCTCCATATGTCAAAAAATGAGAGGGCCACAAAAATCTGGTCTTTAGAAAGTTTGTCATTTGATGagaaaaaaatactttttgaaaGAATCAATTTCTATGAGAAGTTTTACCAAAAGTACAAAAAAGGAGACCTTGTTCGAAATGACAAGAAAACCAAAGTAAACCATGAGGCATCAAGTAAACCAAGAAGTGAGCATGGCTGCTTAACTTCCCACACAGGGAAGAATTCACACAAACAACATACCAGTTATCAGCATATTTCAAAACAGTCCCCAGGAATATCAATCCCAGAACCATCCAAACAACAGATGACACTGCCGCTTCAACATTTGACACTGTCACAAGACACAAACAAGAAACAGGAAGATAGCCAAGTAAAAAAAGAGCATTTTAGAGCTGGACCCATCCCAGTCAGTCTCTTAGGACTAAAGGGGGATCTCTCATTAATAGATGTGCATAGGTTAGAGCTTGAAAGAACAGCCAAAAGTTTGGATATAATAAATCGAGACTCATTGAACCAACCATCAACGATGTTGGAGCCTTCCACACAATCAACATCCTCTTATTACGCTATCCAAATCAAAAGGAAAGGGGAAGGCCAAGCTAAAAGTTGCGGCGAAATTGAATTCTGTGAACAACCTGGAGATGTTGATAAAGACACACTGCCTTTTATTTTTCCACCGGATATATCTGTTCCCTATGCTTCAGCTGGATCCACACATTTTGATCCACAGACTCAGATACAGTCTGAAGTTGTTACTCAAATGGTAGACTCCATGGGGGACAAACAGGACGAGAATGTGAAATCCTACTGTCAAAACCTTGACAGTAGTATGCACAACAGTGTCGTGAGACATCAGCATAAAACAGTTACGGAAGTACAAAACCAAGAGACAGTATCTCCAAGCTCTAAGGGGATTCtacaggagatggaggagaggtttGATCTTGATCGGATGATGGTCCAAATGCCTGAAGATGCTCTTTATTCAGGAGAGGACACAAGTACTTCTGAGTACATTTTTGAGAGCCACACTGATATTATTGGTGCTTGTGAGGAGGTCAATGCAATGGAGACAGAAGTAGATGCTATAAGCACTGTCTGCCCCTTGATTGTGTCAGGCAAAGACCTTGAAAAATCAATACAAACTATCAATATTCAAGACACAAAAGGCATACCATTGTATTCAGAAGTAACTGAGGACCGGAATAGCCATCCTTTGGAATGTGTCAATGATGCCATATACAGCTTTTTGCGTAGTAGATTTGAACTTGGTCAACTTGTTCTCTCATCGGCTCAAAACACTGAGTTTTTCATCTCTAGAAAACATTACTTGAAACCAAAAGACGTCAACAGTCCATTGAACACCTGTACATCACCACCTCAACCTTGCAACAAAAACAAGTTCATCAGAGGTGTGCACTGTAACCTGTGCATTACAATAAAAGCTGACATGGAATGCTCTCCTGGCACTGAATCATGTACTCTGATCCAGAAAACATTCAAAGGAGGTGTTTTTAAAGCAACCACCACATACAAGGATAGGCTGAAATCCCACAATGTCAAATTAATAAAAATAATGGCAGAAAAATACAATGGAAAGGAAAATGAGTCTTTCAGGAAAATGAAGGATCATGTACAAGTGATGAAAAGTTCAAAAAAAATCTTCTCTAGCTTTTCACAAGCAGATTTATCAATAGAGTCGCAAACATCTTTAAGTATATCGCTAAAGAAAAGGAAACGGTCAAATGTGATTAAGAAGAGGAACTCAAAGCTAGACACATTTCCTTTTGAGTTTCGAAGGAGTGTCAGGAATAGAAGTAAAGGGAACAAGAATTCTCAATCTACAGCTCACAAGTCAGAAATAAACACTTCAAGGACAGCAAAGCCAGTTACCATGCAAGGGAAAAAAAGGGTTATTATCAAGATAATTAAGGATTTTAGGAGGACCAATAGTTGGTGGACATTTAGTCACAGGTTGAACCCAAACCGAATGCATCGCAACAAATTGTCCTATGGTCCTGTCAGATCAGACAGGCAACAAAAAATTACATCTGTAAATAAGGAACTTCCAAGCACTGACTGTTCTGCAAGAGACACATCCAACAGAGAGTTGAAAACACTACATTTCCCTCAACATACGTTGTCTACACTGGAATACCTTGATGTTGCAGATTCAAGTCATGAAAAATGGTTTACTTATGGGAACGTATTGGAGGATGACAAGCCACTAGAAAAAGCATTACAAGAAGGTACCCCTGAGGAAGAGACCAATGGAAATCTTACTACAATGACACAAGCTGAGGAGATCACCTCAGTATCTGATATCATGGAGTACCCATTAGATGCTGCCATTGAGATTCTTTGTGGCAGTGAGGTAAAAAGTGCTACAAACTCCTGCACACCCAAACCATATGAGGTAATGACCCAGGGTCTatcacaaacacagagataTGATAGAATTGAGGAAGATGTTACATCTAATCACGCCACCACACCCTCCAAGGAGGTCAAATTAATCTCTCAATTAAGAGATTtcttgaccagatttgagttaACAGTTCAGAAAGAAGAAACAAAGTCACACTCTGATAATGAGGAACAGAATGTGTTGCATATCTGTGAGACTTCGCAAAGAAGTGACTCTGATGCTCAGAAGCAACCAGTTCAGTTTGTTGTTCTTGACAGGGTGGAACTGCCTAATCTTAGACAATTTACATGTGAGCCTATGCTGAATTCCACTGTCAAATCACAAGCAGTAAATGCTACCGAGATTCAAAGTATTGCAACAGAATGCAATCAATTCAAGATCTCAAGTCAGAGTATCAAACCACACATTAGCCAGTTTGATGTCACAAACTCAGAACAAGGGTTGAAAGCAAAAGATTACAATAATGTGGATTGCATTTCATGCATCAGTCCTGATAGTACTTCCATGTTGGAAGTCACTAAAGGGTCTACTCAGGTTCTGGTGGGCAACAGTAATCTAGAGACAAACTCAGAAATCACCACAAGTGTACCTGCCACAAAACAGAAATGTAACAGCAATAGCAACACGAACAAGTTGAAACCTCAATTTGATTCAGAAGTTGAAAAACCGAAAGAAAATGATAGCATGAAAAGACACAATGTAAGGCTTGAAACTTTATTCCGGAGAGACTTTAGTGTGGCAGATATTTCTTACATGCTACAAGACAGCGACAAAGCAACTTCCTTGATTCAACTTATTCCAATGAGATCACACTGTAAAGTCATGCTCCAGTACTTCATTTTGAATTTTGAGAAAAAGCAGAATGACGAAGCCAAACAAATAGTTGTCACTAGAGACTTAGTTCTAGAGAAATACATGGACCGTCCTCCACAACCAGTGGAACTGAAGTTTGAAGCATTGAATTCTTTCTTGGAACTGCAGATGATGTTGGAGGCGTGGCAATTTGTTGACAACAAGATGAGATATTTTAGTGGAGAAATTACATTTAGGAGTCTGCTGTGGTATGATCCCACTCTGTACGGTGAACTGTTCAAAGGAAAGGTGGGGTTCCAGCAGCAGTCCTCTTTATATTCATCTTTCCAGCAAAGCCTTGCCACTAATGGACTAAGTGCATTGCAAAACTACCATATGGCTGTCTCTAAATTGAATGTGCAGCTCCAAAGAGACCCAAACATGTCTTACTACATGTATCTCAAAAGCAAAAGAGAAAGGCTTGAGGTGGAAGCTGTATTACGAAATCCCACTCACTTAGAGAGTTTCTACCTCTCTGTGCCAGTGTCTTGCATGATAAACTTCGGTGACAATGTGGAAAGTTTAGAGAGGGCCAAGAATGTTGTGAATATCTTTACAGACATTCCAGGTGACCAGTTGGAAGGGGGATTTAAtgtgggaaaggcagagcatcTTGCCATTATGTGCCGATTACTTCAAGAGAAAATCTACTATTTAAAAGCCGTTAAGAACACCATGCTTAGCAAGATATCGTGGATTGGCATGGAACACATTCTGTATGATGCTTCAAAGATAATGGTGGGAAGAGATGTAAAACCATGTGCATCACATGAACttctgaggaaatacagaaaaaaaaatccacacATTGTAATTGGAGTAACAGAAAATGGCGAATCATTGTTCAATACAAGGAGGGCAAATAGCACTCACCAAGTGACAAAGCGAGTTCGTCCAAGACAACAAACAAGAAACTTGCAAGATCAGGTGCGGTCTACTGAGGACAATCACTGTGCTCAG AAAGCACCTGAGGATATACCCACTGCAATAGCCTTAACATGTGAACCAAG CCCAAAGCCTCCTGATGTTCGCTCCAACAAGACTAAGCGAATAGTGTACCACCAAGTTATCATCCCTTCAACGCATCTCCAGCCTGGAAAACATCAGGCAAAGCTTAATAAAACACAGGTTGTCCATCGAGGTGAGGGGTCATATGATATTCATGATTTACAGAAAAATATCACTGCACCATTCTCACCCCACATTGTGCCCCCATACCCAGAAATCAGGGCATGTCTTCTGAACAAAGACGTAAAAGAAGTTGATACACTGATGCAATTACCTGCTgctttgagagagacagaaacacatccACATAGACAGTGTCTCTCAAGCTGGCCAACCCATAACAGAACAGGACATGATCCAAGGCAGATGCAGCCATCCTTGTCTCATGCAGTTAGGGACAGTCAACCCAGGGTGACTATATTCTCAAAAGATCTAAAGGAGCAAA